One stretch of Comamonas testosteroni DNA includes these proteins:
- a CDS encoding aldehyde dehydrogenase family protein — translation MNQHDLLINGEWTRGASYAPNINPSNLEDAIAEYAQGDAADVDVAVAAATQAFPAWAASNIQMRSDALDKIGNELLVRKEELGTLLSREEGKTKAEGVSEVTRAGQIFKFFAGECLRLSGELLPSVRPGIGIEITREPVGVVGLITPWNFPMAIPAWKIAPALAFGNCVVLKPAELVPASAWALADIIHRSGVPAGVFNLVMGRGSVIGSALVEHPGIHAISFTGSAGVGRHIAARCVATHKKVQLELGGKNPQVVLDDADLSQAVELCVQSSFYSTGQRCTASSRLIVTDGIYPRFIEAMKARMAPIRIGDALDPGTDIGPVSSLSQLEQNLAYVEIGKSEGATLATGGERLQLGNDGYYMSPALFSESSSEMRINNEEIFGPVASVIRVKNYEEALATANDTVFGLSAGIATTSLKHATHFKRHSQAGMVMVNLPTAGVDYHVPFGGRKGSSYGPREQGRYSQEFFTAVKTSYTCA, via the coding sequence GTGAATCAGCACGATTTATTGATCAACGGCGAATGGACAAGAGGGGCGAGCTACGCGCCGAACATCAACCCCTCCAACCTGGAGGACGCCATCGCTGAATATGCGCAAGGTGATGCAGCGGATGTCGACGTCGCCGTCGCTGCTGCTACGCAAGCCTTTCCAGCCTGGGCAGCCAGTAACATCCAAATGCGCTCGGATGCACTGGACAAGATCGGCAATGAACTTCTTGTACGCAAAGAGGAGCTTGGAACGCTGCTTTCACGTGAAGAAGGCAAAACCAAGGCCGAAGGCGTGAGCGAAGTGACCCGCGCCGGCCAGATCTTCAAGTTCTTTGCTGGCGAGTGCCTTCGGCTTTCTGGGGAGTTGCTGCCTTCGGTGCGTCCGGGTATTGGTATAGAGATCACACGCGAACCGGTGGGCGTAGTCGGCCTCATCACCCCCTGGAACTTTCCGATGGCGATTCCTGCATGGAAGATTGCACCTGCGTTGGCCTTCGGGAACTGTGTGGTTCTGAAGCCAGCCGAACTGGTACCTGCCAGCGCCTGGGCCCTGGCGGACATCATCCACCGCTCTGGTGTCCCGGCGGGTGTGTTCAATCTTGTCATGGGCCGCGGCAGCGTGATTGGCAGCGCATTGGTTGAGCACCCAGGCATTCATGCCATCAGCTTCACGGGCTCGGCTGGTGTCGGCCGTCATATTGCGGCTCGATGCGTTGCAACTCACAAGAAAGTGCAGTTGGAGCTGGGAGGCAAAAATCCGCAAGTTGTGCTCGATGATGCCGACCTCAGCCAGGCCGTTGAACTATGCGTACAAAGTTCCTTTTACTCGACCGGCCAGCGCTGTACCGCTTCGAGCCGTTTGATCGTGACAGATGGTATCTACCCACGGTTCATCGAGGCGATGAAGGCCCGCATGGCGCCTATCAGGATTGGTGATGCACTTGACCCAGGTACTGACATCGGACCGGTTTCCTCTTTGTCGCAGTTGGAGCAGAACCTCGCTTATGTCGAGATCGGCAAGAGCGAAGGCGCCACTCTGGCAACAGGAGGCGAGCGATTGCAGCTCGGCAACGATGGCTACTACATGTCGCCAGCCTTGTTCAGCGAGTCATCCTCCGAAATGCGCATCAACAACGAGGAAATTTTTGGCCCGGTGGCCAGCGTGATCCGCGTGAAAAACTATGAGGAGGCTCTGGCCACCGCCAACGATACGGTTTTTGGTCTGTCAGCGGGAATCGCCACGACTTCCTTGAAGCACGCGACACATTTCAAGCGCCATAGCCAGGCCGGGATGGTGATGGTCAATCTGCCCACCGCAGGAGTTGACTACCACGTTCCTTTCGGTGGACGCAAGGGTTCGAGCTACGGACCGCGCGAACAAGGTCGCTACTCCCAGGAGTTTTTCACTGCTGTCAAAACCTCCTACACCTGTGCCTGA
- a CDS encoding NADPH-dependent FMN reductase, protein MKVDINTPVRLVAISGSIRSASHCTAVLRSLTPLLPPTVTMELLPLDDVPLYNGDLEGDTPPPAVKWLKTAIAEADGLVICSPEYNYGIPGVLKNAIDWASRPGFASPLKDKLALIMTASPGTAGGVRAQAQIRDALSATLARPLVRQHIAIANVATRIQDGKLVDEPTLNFIKAGLDDLINEIRWQAARTKQN, encoded by the coding sequence GTGAAAGTAGACATCAACACCCCGGTTCGCCTCGTTGCGATTTCAGGCAGTATTCGGAGTGCATCCCACTGCACAGCAGTACTTCGCAGCCTCACCCCACTGCTTCCACCAACAGTCACCATGGAGTTGTTGCCCCTGGATGACGTCCCGCTATACAACGGTGACCTCGAAGGGGACACGCCACCGCCAGCAGTGAAATGGCTCAAGACTGCGATTGCAGAAGCGGATGGCTTGGTGATCTGCTCGCCCGAGTACAACTACGGCATCCCTGGTGTGCTCAAGAATGCGATCGATTGGGCATCGCGCCCTGGGTTTGCGTCGCCGCTCAAGGACAAGCTCGCACTCATCATGACCGCATCACCTGGCACGGCTGGTGGCGTTCGAGCCCAGGCCCAGATCCGAGACGCCCTGTCCGCGACGCTTGCTCGTCCATTGGTGCGGCAGCACATCGCCATTGCCAATGTCGCAACCCGTATTCAGGATGGAAAGCTGGTGGACGAGCCGACCCTGAACTTCATCAAGGCAGGCTTGGACGATCTGATCAATGAGATCCGCTGGCAAGCTGCACGGACAAAGCAAAACTGA
- a CDS encoding GntR family transcriptional regulator, producing MHKIKNMYKKDAPTKAPTLIDQAFAQLRQDVLNGTYGAGVKLKLDELQTAYGFSSSPLREALSRLAQEGLIRADERRGFRVTAISADDLADITRMRIMLDSQALRESIAFGDDAWEASVVGAFHRLEKVESRLSDGPVVLDQGWTDMHTAFHMALLSATPSERLRTLSASLFDQAERYRRYSARFRKTFKHKSNEHRKLMDATLRRDADTACALLEEHILSTQRNVMEVLEKVEKQPS from the coding sequence ATGCATAAAATTAAAAACATGTATAAAAAAGACGCCCCCACCAAAGCCCCGACCTTGATCGATCAGGCATTTGCGCAACTGCGTCAGGATGTGCTCAACGGCACATACGGTGCCGGAGTGAAGCTCAAGCTCGATGAGTTGCAGACAGCCTACGGCTTTTCAAGCAGTCCGCTGCGAGAGGCTCTGAGCCGTTTGGCCCAAGAGGGATTGATACGCGCCGATGAGCGCCGAGGCTTTCGAGTTACCGCCATTTCTGCCGACGATCTTGCCGATATCACGCGCATGCGCATCATGTTGGATTCGCAAGCGCTTCGTGAATCAATTGCCTTTGGAGATGACGCATGGGAAGCGTCGGTTGTGGGCGCTTTTCACCGCTTAGAAAAAGTGGAAAGCCGGCTTAGCGACGGCCCCGTGGTGCTGGACCAGGGGTGGACCGATATGCACACGGCGTTCCATATGGCGCTGCTTTCGGCCACTCCTTCCGAGCGGCTGCGCACATTGAGTGCCAGCCTGTTCGATCAGGCTGAACGATATCGCCGCTATTCAGCTCGCTTTCGCAAGACCTTCAAGCACAAATCAAATGAGCACCGCAAGCTCATGGATGCCACGCTGCGAAGGGATGCAGACACAGCGTGCGCGCTACTGGAGGAACATATTCTCAGTACGCAACGGAATGTGATGGAGGTTCTGGAAAAGGTGGAGAAGCAGCCAAGCTGA
- a CDS encoding fumarylacetoacetate hydrolase family protein codes for MKLMSYSLAGRETWGVVIADGVAELAARTGYATLADFIASPDFVRRDALTDGLVADAKLADVTFLPVIPRPEKIVCAVRNYMDHHQEVLAAGMQRELSEEPPIFLRVWRSQTAHQGPIVRPHVSDSLDWEGELAVIIGQGGRDIAEADAWEHIAGYSCYNDASVREWQFHAKQIASGKNFESTGAFGPWMVTADEISPGRELKLETRLNGAVVQSSHTGHMIFSIPRLIAYASTIFTLVPGDVIITGTPAGVGWSKKPQQFMKAGDVVEVEIEAIGLLRNPVIAQS; via the coding sequence ATGAAACTGATGTCTTATTCGCTCGCCGGCCGTGAAACCTGGGGCGTCGTGATTGCCGATGGTGTCGCTGAGCTTGCTGCTCGTACGGGCTATGCCACGCTTGCCGATTTCATCGCCAGCCCTGACTTCGTGCGCCGCGATGCATTGACAGATGGTCTGGTTGCAGATGCAAAGTTGGCCGACGTGACGTTCTTGCCAGTCATTCCTCGTCCAGAAAAGATCGTTTGCGCAGTGCGTAACTACATGGATCATCACCAGGAAGTGCTGGCTGCAGGGATGCAGCGAGAACTCTCCGAGGAGCCCCCGATTTTTCTGCGTGTGTGGCGTTCTCAGACTGCACACCAAGGCCCGATCGTGCGTCCCCATGTTTCCGACTCGTTGGACTGGGAAGGTGAACTCGCCGTCATCATTGGCCAGGGCGGCCGCGACATCGCCGAGGCGGATGCCTGGGAGCACATTGCCGGCTACAGCTGCTACAACGATGCGAGCGTGCGGGAATGGCAGTTCCATGCCAAGCAGATCGCATCGGGCAAAAATTTCGAGTCCACCGGGGCCTTTGGCCCTTGGATGGTGACAGCCGATGAAATCTCGCCAGGCCGTGAATTGAAGCTCGAGACACGCCTGAATGGTGCCGTGGTGCAGTCTAGCCACACAGGACACATGATCTTCTCGATCCCACGCTTGATCGCCTATGCCTCCACCATCTTCACGCTGGTCCCGGGCGATGTGATCATCACAGGCACTCCGGCTGGCGTGGGCTGGAGCAAAAAGCCTCAGCAGTTCATGAAAGCAGGCGACGTCGTGGAAGTGGAGATCGAAGCCATTGGTCTGCTGCGCAACCCAGTGATAGCGCAGTCCTAA
- a CDS encoding Bug family tripartite tricarboxylate transporter substrate binding protein, producing METNMHRRHFLVASSATALSWSTLPVMAQTYPDRAIKLYQGFAAGGNADSIARAVGTEIGKALGQPVIVEAQTGAGGTIAATTVARAKPDGYTLLMATGGHAVAGALYNKLPYNSVSDFEMISTVTFFPFLLVVNTKSKFQSLREVLAKAQAEPGTVAYGTAGVGSTHHLAGELLAKMGRVSLMHVPYRGDAAAVTALLGDEVSFIIAPPTAVLSNIQAGKLRAIATSGAQRWPGLPNVPTVSEQGVAGYDVRSWAGLMAPAGTARAVVERLNTETQRALQLASVRKRLEDIGGEARGSTPEEMKAMVSHELEKWRQVVADAKIPKQ from the coding sequence ATGGAGACAAACATGCATAGAAGACACTTCCTCGTCGCCAGCAGTGCGACGGCCTTGTCCTGGTCAACACTTCCGGTTATGGCTCAGACCTATCCGGATCGGGCGATCAAGCTGTATCAGGGCTTTGCCGCTGGCGGAAATGCTGATTCCATCGCCCGAGCCGTGGGTACGGAGATTGGTAAGGCCCTGGGACAACCCGTGATAGTGGAGGCCCAAACCGGGGCTGGTGGAACCATTGCGGCAACCACGGTGGCTCGTGCCAAGCCCGATGGCTACACCTTGTTGATGGCGACTGGTGGTCATGCGGTGGCCGGTGCGTTGTACAACAAGCTCCCTTACAACTCGGTAAGTGATTTTGAGATGATCTCAACGGTCACTTTCTTTCCGTTCCTGTTGGTGGTCAATACAAAGTCCAAGTTTCAAAGCTTGCGCGAGGTGCTTGCCAAGGCCCAAGCTGAACCGGGTACCGTCGCATATGGCACAGCTGGAGTGGGCTCCACCCATCATTTAGCTGGAGAGCTGCTGGCCAAGATGGGACGCGTGAGCTTGATGCATGTGCCTTATCGAGGCGACGCCGCAGCCGTCACCGCCCTGCTGGGGGATGAAGTGTCCTTCATCATCGCTCCGCCAACAGCCGTTCTTTCCAACATCCAGGCTGGCAAGCTGCGTGCGATTGCAACTAGCGGTGCACAGCGCTGGCCAGGCTTGCCCAATGTCCCCACAGTGTCTGAGCAAGGTGTGGCTGGGTACGACGTGCGCTCCTGGGCAGGGCTGATGGCGCCTGCCGGCACTGCGCGCGCAGTGGTCGAGCGTCTGAATACCGAGACGCAGCGGGCGCTTCAACTGGCCTCTGTGCGCAAACGTCTGGAAGACATCGGCGGTGAAGCACGAGGCAGCACGCCTGAAGAAATGAAAGCCATGGTTAGCCATGAGCTTGAGAAGTGGCGCCAGGTTGTAGCCGACGCCAAGATTCCTAAACAATAA
- a CDS encoding amino acid synthesis family protein, which yields MTLIAIRKRSLNIETIYHEGGPPAEQPLRVASACAVVRNPYAGRYEPDLLPFMAELRSLGTLLAEELVDTLGKENVQAYSKAAIVGVNGELEHGAVWHEAGGWAMRHVLGEPKAIVPSAKAVAATGYRLMVPLHYIHAAYVRSHYNSAEVGIQDAPRPDEILFALVMADGGRIHSRLGGLTREQVSVHDGQR from the coding sequence ATGACTTTGATAGCAATTCGCAAACGCAGCCTCAATATCGAGACCATTTACCATGAAGGCGGCCCACCGGCTGAGCAACCCTTACGCGTAGCATCGGCCTGTGCCGTGGTTCGCAACCCCTATGCTGGACGCTACGAACCCGACCTGTTGCCTTTCATGGCAGAGCTGCGCAGCCTGGGCACTTTGCTCGCAGAGGAACTGGTGGACACTTTGGGCAAAGAAAATGTCCAAGCCTACAGCAAGGCGGCCATTGTGGGCGTTAACGGAGAGCTGGAGCACGGTGCAGTTTGGCACGAGGCCGGTGGTTGGGCGATGCGCCATGTCCTGGGCGAGCCCAAGGCCATCGTTCCATCGGCAAAAGCGGTGGCTGCCACGGGCTACCGCCTGATGGTTCCTCTGCATTACATCCATGCCGCTTACGTGCGCAGCCATTACAACAGCGCGGAAGTCGGCATCCAGGACGCCCCGCGTCCTGACGAAATCCTCTTTGCCCTTGTGATGGCCGACGGTGGCCGTATTCATTCGCGCCTGGGCGGACTGACCCGCGAGCAAGTCTCGGTGCATGACGGGCAGCGCTGA
- a CDS encoding zinc-dependent alcohol dehydrogenase family protein — protein MTMKAVQLQTTGGPEVLSLVDLPVPQPGAGQVRVKAHAIGAGGPDVLIRNGTYKWMPPLPAIPGNELAGVVDAVGPGVSRLAIGDRVLVSARELPQRGGCYAQAICVAESVPFVLPDTIAFDDAVSLGNFQLALALLASNGNLPAQSILVPGAAGGVATALAQVARSRGLRVIGTASTAEKQAFAIENGVTDLVSGDVKTLPQQVMELTAGRGVDLAFDHVGADLFIACLRSLAPSGMAVSYNILAGPPSADVFDELRKLLARSLAIRTFSIHAVDADITQRRGLMEEAIRLMASGSVRAPRAMRMQLAQARQAHELLDSGGTLGKLVLIP, from the coding sequence ATGACGATGAAAGCCGTGCAGCTGCAAACCACTGGCGGCCCAGAAGTGTTGTCGCTGGTCGACTTGCCTGTGCCCCAGCCAGGTGCTGGCCAGGTGCGCGTGAAGGCTCATGCCATCGGAGCAGGCGGCCCCGATGTGTTGATTCGCAATGGCACGTATAAGTGGATGCCGCCATTGCCCGCCATTCCTGGCAACGAACTGGCAGGTGTTGTGGATGCGGTGGGTCCAGGCGTGAGTCGCCTCGCTATCGGTGATCGGGTACTGGTCAGTGCGCGGGAGCTGCCTCAGCGCGGAGGCTGCTATGCGCAGGCTATCTGCGTTGCGGAGTCGGTTCCGTTCGTACTTCCAGACACCATTGCCTTCGATGATGCAGTGAGCCTTGGCAATTTCCAGCTCGCATTGGCTTTGCTGGCCAGCAATGGCAATTTGCCGGCGCAATCCATTCTGGTGCCTGGCGCAGCAGGTGGCGTGGCGACGGCTCTGGCACAGGTCGCCAGATCTCGTGGTTTACGTGTCATTGGCACAGCCTCCACCGCTGAAAAGCAGGCATTTGCGATAGAAAACGGTGTCACAGATTTGGTGAGCGGCGATGTGAAGACACTGCCTCAGCAGGTGATGGAACTCACTGCTGGACGAGGCGTTGATTTGGCCTTTGACCATGTGGGTGCCGATCTCTTTATCGCTTGTCTGCGCTCTCTGGCTCCGTCAGGTATGGCGGTGTCGTACAACATTCTGGCAGGCCCCCCGTCTGCTGATGTGTTCGACGAGTTGCGCAAATTGCTAGCCAGAAGCTTGGCCATTCGCACTTTCTCTATCCATGCGGTAGATGCAGACATCACGCAACGCCGAGGATTGATGGAGGAAGCCATCAGGCTCATGGCGAGCGGCTCTGTGCGTGCACCACGTGCCATGCGTATGCAGCTGGCACAAGCTCGACAGGCTCACGAGCTGCTCGATAGCGGTGGCACTCTGGGCAAGCTCGTCCTCATTCCCTGA
- a CDS encoding VOC family protein, producing MNQPYTANLSHFGIFCRDLEVMKSFYTGVFDMQETDRGVGVTFRFEIVFLSGRNDQHHQLVLAGGRGADSPSTVMQLSFKVQSIDQLREARRRALALGATKMRGLNHGNALSIYCMDPEDNTVEVYLDTPWYVSQPHGDPLDLEQSDEAIWAQTERVVRTDPSFMPVAEWAAQFEQRRQATRNA from the coding sequence ATGAACCAACCCTATACCGCCAACCTGTCCCACTTCGGTATCTTTTGCCGCGATCTGGAAGTGATGAAGTCCTTCTACACGGGCGTATTCGATATGCAAGAAACGGACCGTGGTGTGGGCGTGACCTTTCGCTTCGAGATCGTGTTTCTGAGCGGACGAAATGATCAACACCATCAATTGGTGTTGGCCGGAGGACGCGGTGCCGATTCGCCGAGCACCGTGATGCAACTGTCGTTCAAGGTTCAGTCCATTGACCAGCTGCGCGAAGCGCGGCGTCGGGCACTGGCTTTGGGGGCAACGAAGATGCGCGGCCTCAACCATGGCAACGCGCTTTCGATCTACTGTATGGACCCTGAGGACAACACCGTGGAGGTTTACCTGGACACGCCTTGGTATGTGAGTCAGCCCCACGGAGACCCGTTAGATCTGGAGCAGAGTGATGAAGCCATTTGGGCGCAGACCGAGCGGGTCGTGCGCACAGACCCGAGCTTTATGCCTGTGGCCGAGTGGGCAGCCCAGTTTGAGCAGCGTCGTCAGGCTACTAGGAACGCATAG
- the rpoH gene encoding RNA polymerase sigma factor RpoH: MKTASGSIATALAPANPWALVPPLGNLDAYISAVNRMPMLTLEEEQDYARKLKEHNDLDAAGRLVMSHLRLVVSISRQYLGYGLPHGDLIQEGNVGLMKAVKRFDPDQGVRLVSYAMHWIKAEIHEYILKNWRMVKVATTKAQRKLFFNLRSMKHDLKSDAAMADEELALRETLTSNEIDAVAAKLNVKREEVIEMETRLAGGDVLLDPSPSDDGEQAFGPIAYLADASHEPTAMLESRQRDHLATDGLVMALEGLDDRSRRIVEERWLKVNDDGSGGMTLHELAAEYGVSAERIRQIEVAAMKKMKKALAEFA, from the coding sequence ATGAAAACTGCCTCCGGCTCCATTGCTACTGCCCTGGCGCCCGCGAACCCCTGGGCGCTGGTACCTCCGCTGGGCAACCTGGATGCCTATATCTCGGCGGTCAATCGTATGCCAATGCTCACCCTTGAGGAAGAGCAGGACTACGCTCGCAAGCTCAAAGAACACAATGATCTGGACGCCGCCGGGCGTCTGGTGATGTCCCACCTGCGTCTGGTTGTCTCCATCTCGCGCCAGTACCTGGGCTATGGCCTGCCTCACGGCGACCTGATTCAGGAGGGCAATGTGGGCCTGATGAAGGCTGTCAAACGCTTCGATCCCGATCAGGGCGTGCGTCTGGTCAGCTACGCCATGCACTGGATCAAGGCGGAAATTCACGAATATATCCTGAAGAACTGGCGCATGGTCAAGGTCGCGACGACCAAGGCCCAGCGCAAGCTGTTCTTCAATCTGCGCTCGATGAAGCATGACCTGAAGTCCGATGCCGCCATGGCCGACGAAGAGCTGGCCCTGCGCGAAACCCTGACTTCGAACGAAATTGATGCGGTTGCTGCAAAGCTCAACGTCAAGCGCGAGGAAGTCATCGAGATGGAAACCCGTCTGGCCGGCGGCGATGTGCTGCTGGATCCTTCTCCCAGCGATGATGGAGAACAGGCCTTCGGCCCTATCGCCTACCTGGCTGATGCCAGTCACGAGCCTACAGCCATGCTTGAATCGCGCCAGCGCGATCATCTGGCAACCGATGGTCTGGTCATGGCCCTGGAGGGCCTGGATGACCGCAGCCGCCGCATCGTTGAAGAGCGCTGGCTCAAGGTCAATGACGACGGCTCTGGCGGCATGACGCTGCATGAGCTGGCTGCCGAATACGGTGTGAGTGCCGAGCGCATTCGCCAAATTGAGGTAGCCGCCATGAAAAAGATGAAAAAAGCGCTGGCCGAGTTTGCGTAA
- a CDS encoding Bug family tripartite tricarboxylate transporter substrate binding protein, whose product MPIRTSRILKNLSRRSLVAAGVAMAATAMAPAVLAADNWPDKPLHLIVGFPAGSSPDLTARALAEPLEKKLGQTIIVENRVGAGGNIAGEYVAKADGYTFSVMINGNMTIAKMLNPAVRYDPIKDLQPVSLIGVAPLVLVAPASAPQGKAFMEAAAKAGDKWSYGSPGVGTVGHLGMELLKSRSAIKAVHVPYTGYPQVFNGIQGGDLKLSMLPPALAMAQIQAGKLHGIGVTSAARSPLAPGLPSLKELGVNNFDLEIWNAVAAPRSMPKAHVDKLAAAVSEIVRTPEMRQKLSMQGWQAVGSSPEGLSNRIQQDVKALGAIIREQGITAQ is encoded by the coding sequence ATGCCTATTCGCACTTCGCGCATCTTGAAGAACCTGTCCCGCCGCAGCCTGGTTGCAGCAGGAGTCGCCATGGCGGCGACAGCAATGGCTCCGGCCGTCCTGGCAGCCGACAACTGGCCCGACAAGCCCCTGCACCTGATCGTGGGCTTCCCCGCAGGCTCCTCGCCCGACCTGACAGCCCGCGCGTTGGCCGAGCCATTGGAGAAGAAGCTGGGTCAGACCATCATCGTGGAAAACCGCGTGGGTGCTGGCGGCAATATCGCCGGCGAGTATGTGGCCAAGGCAGATGGCTACACCTTCAGCGTGATGATCAACGGCAATATGACCATTGCCAAGATGCTCAACCCTGCAGTGCGCTATGACCCCATCAAAGACCTGCAGCCCGTGAGCCTGATCGGCGTGGCTCCGCTGGTACTGGTGGCCCCTGCGTCGGCCCCACAAGGCAAGGCCTTCATGGAAGCGGCCGCCAAGGCTGGCGACAAATGGAGCTATGGCTCGCCCGGTGTCGGTACCGTGGGCCATCTGGGCATGGAACTGCTCAAGAGCCGCTCGGCCATCAAGGCCGTGCACGTGCCCTATACCGGCTATCCCCAGGTGTTCAACGGCATTCAGGGCGGCGATTTGAAGCTGTCCATGCTCCCTCCGGCACTGGCCATGGCACAGATTCAGGCCGGCAAGCTGCACGGCATCGGCGTGACCTCTGCAGCACGCAGCCCTCTGGCTCCCGGCCTTCCCAGCCTCAAAGAGCTCGGCGTCAACAACTTTGATCTGGAAATCTGGAACGCCGTCGCTGCGCCCAGGTCCATGCCCAAGGCCCATGTGGACAAGCTGGCGGCCGCCGTCAGCGAGATCGTGCGTACGCCCGAGATGCGCCAGAAGCTGTCCATGCAAGGCTGGCAAGCCGTGGGCAGCTCGCCCGAAGGCCTGAGCAACCGCATCCAGCAGGATGTGAAGGCGCTGGGCGCCATCATTCGCGAGCAGGGAATCACGGCGCAGTAA
- a CDS encoding sterol desaturase family protein — protein MDAGTWFTQLNAWQVMALGLVFFGGIYLLGGLLMGALTASLARAGIGRPLDIRPLKPDQLQREWRQSFHSILIFGIGMIVPWGFLQLGWAQLSPTASAGRIAVEIFALLIWNDVHFWINHRLLHTRRLVRYHGDHHRSVVTTPWSTYSFHPIEALMLGNIILLPMLVHDFNFWSLASVPVLSLILNLIGHSNYDFFPSVPDTHPLAASRRHHLHHARPAGNYGFALAFMDQLMRTRVADNTPKSSSH, from the coding sequence ATGGACGCTGGTACCTGGTTCACGCAGCTCAATGCCTGGCAAGTCATGGCATTGGGCCTGGTTTTTTTCGGGGGTATTTATCTGCTGGGCGGCCTGCTTATGGGCGCTCTGACGGCATCTCTTGCCCGTGCCGGTATTGGCAGGCCGCTGGATATACGTCCGCTCAAGCCCGACCAGTTGCAGCGTGAATGGCGCCAGTCCTTTCATTCCATACTGATCTTCGGCATAGGCATGATCGTTCCCTGGGGCTTTCTGCAACTGGGCTGGGCCCAGCTCTCGCCCACCGCCAGTGCCGGACGCATCGCTGTGGAGATCTTTGCGCTGCTGATCTGGAACGATGTGCACTTCTGGATCAACCACCGCCTGCTGCACACGCGCCGCCTGGTGCGCTATCACGGCGACCATCATCGCTCCGTGGTGACCACGCCCTGGTCCACCTACAGCTTTCACCCCATCGAGGCGCTGATGCTGGGCAATATCATCTTGCTGCCCATGTTGGTGCATGACTTCAATTTCTGGTCGCTGGCCTCCGTGCCGGTGTTGAGTCTGATCCTGAATCTGATCGGCCATTCCAACTACGATTTTTTCCCTTCAGTCCCCGACACCCATCCACTGGCCGCCAGCCGCCGTCACCATCTGCACCACGCGCGCCCGGCAGGCAACTATGGCTTTGCGCTGGCCTTCATGGACCAGCTCATGCGCACGCGGGTCGCAGACAACACCCCCAAAAGCTCCAGTCACTGA
- a CDS encoding fatty acid desaturase, whose amino-acid sequence MSRHPGQRRYPVLRHWRDWQSVFYMLLLPLLVWWQWRHGFSFILYSIELFLTLGVGVIHHNHTHVRMWWGRWTNRFTDYWLTLLQGHPTFVFWPAHVANHHRFRHGPRDLARTYRPEWGGDTNHLWGYLLHPVQAAFVLYPLFFRWLNNLRRHWPGAFRYCMGQYALWLGSWSFFLWLDWQKALIFIIVPQLHGLHWLLATNYLQHAHADGRPLTRAQRSTPGIELNYARNFEGLVNPLLFNIGLHTAHHECPHAHWSDLSGLHERIYRQRVTPSLNEGGLLPYMGRVFVLGLVWPAARTKPQMPTDAVK is encoded by the coding sequence ATGAGCAGGCACCCAGGCCAGCGCCGGTATCCAGTCCTGCGCCACTGGCGGGACTGGCAATCCGTCTTCTACATGCTCCTGCTGCCGCTGCTCGTGTGGTGGCAATGGAGGCATGGCTTCAGCTTCATTCTCTACAGCATCGAGCTGTTTCTGACATTGGGAGTAGGCGTGATTCACCACAACCACACCCATGTGCGCATGTGGTGGGGACGCTGGACCAACCGCTTCACCGACTACTGGCTGACCCTGCTTCAAGGTCACCCCACCTTTGTGTTCTGGCCCGCCCATGTAGCCAATCACCATCGATTTCGCCATGGACCGCGCGATCTGGCACGCACCTACCGGCCTGAATGGGGTGGCGATACCAATCACCTGTGGGGCTATCTGCTTCACCCGGTTCAGGCGGCTTTCGTGCTGTATCCGTTGTTCTTTCGCTGGCTGAACAATCTGCGCCGTCACTGGCCTGGCGCCTTTCGCTACTGCATGGGGCAATACGCGTTGTGGCTGGGCAGCTGGAGCTTCTTTCTCTGGCTGGACTGGCAAAAGGCGTTGATCTTCATCATCGTTCCCCAGTTGCACGGCCTGCACTGGCTGCTGGCCACCAACTATCTGCAGCATGCCCACGCCGATGGCCGACCGCTGACCAGAGCGCAACGCAGTACTCCGGGTATCGAGCTGAACTACGCGCGCAACTTTGAAGGCCTGGTCAACCCCCTGCTTTTTAATATTGGCCTGCACACCGCGCACCATGAATGCCCGCATGCCCACTGGTCCGACCTGAGCGGGCTGCACGAACGCATTTATCGGCAACGGGTCACACCTTCATTGAACGAGGGTGGCCTGCTGCCCTATATGGGACGCGTGTTTGTATTGGGTCTGGTCTGGCCCGCGGCAAGAACCAAGCCGCAGATGCCAACCGACGCTGTGAAGTAA